ACAGGCTCCCGGTTTGACGtacttttttattgatttatttgcaaactttttccgTCTTGTCCGCaggaaaattcgaaaacaccccaaataaggaccaacctaatatatatatatatatatatatatatatatggggcagCACCTACTGCTACGTAATGTGGAAGCCACATAGACGAATCGTTTTCTAGATTatgaaaagatttttaaaacatttataTCTTTCGTACAACAAATTTCTTCGTACTGTCAAAAGATATCAAGAAAAATGTGAATTACAGtttacaaagaaaaatttcggaaCAGAATCCAGGGTGGCGGAGCTTGTgtagtatacatataacatggtttttatgtatgtataagttCGTATCAGCACATCGGTCTATATGCGCATCACAAATGTGGAGGCCCGCAAGATTTGTTATACCAAgtgtttctcgtttttgaTTGAACGCGTAATTTATGGGAAGAAATAAAGCATATCAAGACACTTTGAAAGTATGAAAAGATCGTTGCAAAGGTACTTCTTTGGTGAATTCAAAACGATGTTGAAATCAGGCAGTACTATGAGATAATTCATTCTTATTTGTATAGGATTTGTATGAAGTGAATTGTGAAtacaaattacttttttggcgttaaaaaaattctgttataCCAGCCTCATTATACTTGTCTTAACTTTGAATTAGTATTTGTTTAGAttattcccgactcaaccATAAAGTTAACTTTTTTAACCGGAAAAGCGGAATGAAAGTAACATGTTATTCCATCTTAACGCATTTGCGGGAAATATGAAGCCATATGTCCAGCAAAACCAAATTAGCGGGAAATATGAGGCCACGTTCCTTCCTGTCTTACTCTCGTTGATCTAGACTTTTCCTTCAGTTACTTTGCCTTTCCTTCTTCCTTACCGCCATCGTTATTGTCGCTATCGTTCTTCTCGAAAACCCTCTTTCGTTTGCACTTTCGTTTAACTTCTTTCCTTTCACTACAGATCACCTTTCTCTTACCTTCTCTCTTCTGTGCAACCGATaagtttaatttaaattaaattcagtGCTTGTGAGCCCGGGTCACAGGCTGAGGTAAAGCTTCCGCTTTTGTCACATGTcattacgaagttgctcatgtTCTCTGTTTTATCGTATTGTATTTGTCTTTggtatgtaaaatttttttagtaaaGGAATTTAGCATTTTGATCACATAGCGATAACGATCTCGTAAATTATCCCTCGTAATTTACTGTAATTAATATTCTCTGGTCAAAGCTACCGATTTTcgtaaattattaattaatctcAATCTTTCTTATAAGTTAAACTCTATCCCAAGGTCTGTCTTAGTCTTTCGTTACTAACATCCAAGCTATCGTCACTTTTGTTAACTATCGATTTCTAATAAAGTTCTCAATCTCGCATTAAATTAACAGGCTAATAATTATCGTAGCGTCCATCTTTGGAAATTAGGTGAAATCACGTCTCCTAGTGACGCATAGTCTTGAGTAGGTTTTTGCGTTATATCGCTTCTCCGAACCTACGCTCAGTTCTTTCTGTTAACTGTCGTCTTTGTTCAACTGCCGTTTAACTTTATTCCATCGAAAATCTTGCGAACTATTCTTGTTGACTTATCGATTGCTGCTAATTTTTGTAATCCAGTTTGACCGACGCGAATTTGTGAACCTAATCGACAATATGCGACTGATTGACTTGTTAATTTATCCTGACTTGAGCTTATTCTTTATTACTTTAATTCTTGAATTATCGTTAGCTATCTTGAATATCTCCACTCTACTAGTTCGTGTGAgtacctgagcctagccagccatacaacgagTTCTCTAATTACTAATATCGTAtcgcatatttatttcgaaatcGATGTTGaagcgtctggcgcccaacagaTATCGTTTTATTGTTGTTCATTGAATTCAGAGTAATTAGAGAATCGCATCAAAGTGtgaacggtaagtcctcagcTGATGGTATAACAAATTAGCGTTACAACGTATACCTATAAAGTCTATAAATATCGTAACATATCATATGTATACTGagtagggtggtccttattttgGGTAAGTCGGGACTTACCcaaaataaggaccaccctaatactGAGTGAGTCCCGTTTTTCAAGCCAACAATGTGTCCAGAGTTGATAATAAGTCGAGAACAAACTTTTTTatgtaacacaggaataaaagtcAATTATTCCCTTGTTGCACGATGTACTGTGATCGGTATTTTATTGATCCAAGACTTATATGAAGCCGTGAAGtccataaaaatattaatccactcgGTAGCAATGTTTCTATGCGACCCCAAACGATAAACACTCGCAAATCCAACGTGTTCGTCTGTAATATCTTGGAAAATTCGATTCTATGAAGTAAATTCTTTTTGTATTTTAGGCGTAAACAATCTTGTGCAATAATGAAGTATGATTgttgaaaaactttattttcagACATTTTAATACGACTGAAGAACGAATATATCCGAGTTTGTGTAGCTACCGAAGTAGTCTAAGAATGCGAAATATTTCTTACCAAGAATTTAGTTTCGCACGCTACGCGCCACGCTAATACGGTCGGTGACAGTTTATACGGATACAGTTTTCAggtaaagaaaatttatatcaaGTATACTATCCAAAACTTCGTGATCCTCCGGTTCGCATACAGTGTCTTTGACAAGGGCAGCGACGTCGGCCGTTATCATTCTGAAGTTTATCTCGTCGAAATTCATCGTGCCCAATACGTACTTCTGGAATCTATTCGTCAATACCCAGACTGTCTCGACGTCACTATCGTCTTCTATTATGGGCTTGACGCTGGAAATATACTGCAAGGTAGTTTCATTCTGCTCCAGAACACCCTGAAATCATTCGCAACCATACATCAGAGCTGCAGACCTGAAAGTTATTCTAAACCACGGCATGTAATCGCGTTAAAAGTTCGAAATCataggaaatttttgaaacaaacaATTAAATTGTGCGGACAAATTTTATCGGAGAAATGCGGCATTGTACGTACGACGTAGCCGTTATCCAGAGGATTCTGTAGATTCCAACACACCAATTCCGTTTCATCAGTGAATCCAGCGATGACGATACCTCCGTATTTTGTAAAAACCTTTCCAACTTCATGACTCGATGCTGTCCAATTGCTAACGTAGTATGTGACGTTACTTCCCGAGTACTGGGTATTATGCATGTCTTCCAAAGAAGCCGCGTACGTCTTAAAGGAAGATAAGGCCttaaacatcaaatatttctcCTTCAGAAATCCATCGAGAGTTAACAAAAAGCCGGAAGGTCCAATGCCCATGGTGAAATTTTCTCCAGCAATGCTAAATTGCGAGCCAGCTTCGGACGGGAGGAAAATCTCATCGTTTAATCGCCACGCCTTCTCTccgttgaaaatcaccaagcCGTAGCTCGATACATCGCCAATGTATACCTGTAAGTGTACAATAACCGTTGATTTTCCACTATATAAATCATCAATTTAGCCAAAGTGGAATACGAATAATATGTCATTATATTCAGTCCAAGACCAACGCCGTTTCACCGTAATTCCAGATGCTGTAAACGATGTCTAGAACGGAACGAATCGTAATTGAAACTGTAGTCGACTAACCCAGTAATCGTCGCAAGCGTTAGCAGAGCATTCTACGACTTGTATTTCGAGTATTCCCGTGTCGTCGTTCCAGGGACCGCGCAGTAAATCGCTCGAGAATTCAAAGCTCTCCAGCAGCTCGTCGGTCGTCGAGTTGAAGGCGAGAATCTTGGCCGGGCATATCAGTTCGTTGCCGATTGTACCAGAGTCCACTATCCAAATTCTGCCGCAGTCATCGATCTGtgacaaattaaatatcacGTGTAAAGATGTGTACTGAATATTCTTACCAGCCACCTTTCAATATACTTGCAACTGCTCTGTTGACGCTCGTGATCCCCGAACAGTCTCCCGATGACTTATTGTGCCAGCTCCAATCTGGATACGGAGCCAGCAATGGACCACCGTCGCCGGTTGCGTCCGAAATCGTCGATGGAGTCGCCGGGTTATTGTAGAATTTCGGAGTTGTTACCATTCGTCGGCCATCTAAGCATGTAGACACAAGTGAATTAGACTCTGTGATAGATCTGAACTGATTTCTTACCAACAGAATATTGTAAGATATGGacaaagaaatttaaaaattttataatttttagtgCGGTCGGTTGTGCCATGACCACCCAATTCATGTTCAAATTTGCCATATTCCTATTGTAAATCGACGACGATGAGTAGAGCTGCGGCATCGAAGCAGTCAGTAACGATTTACTACGAGCGACAGTTAATCATTACGAGAGGTGTACCTGGCAGTGGCTGTTGGTCAAACATCAAGATTCTCGAGTGCTTGTAAACACCCTGTTCGATGGCATCTTGTTTTTGATCCGTACTTTGCCATACATAGTCAACGTATTTCCATTCGTAAATAACGTCCAGTTCAGTCGCAGATAAGCCAGTGCAGGCCAATATAACCGGCAGTAGCCAAttaattcggaaaaaaattgtcatccCGAAAGTCTCACGGTAAATTTCCAGGAAATACtgatgggtgaaaaaaaatttatttttcaactcttttatttcttattaaCAGTAACTTCTTGCTACTGTTGCAACagatatttgaatgattcTATAGGCAgttctttgaaatatttacaacaCCCAGGTCATAgttacataaaaatataaacagtTGGCAGTTTAACAAGTGATCcattttcggcattttttaGTAAGCAGAATTTGAGAAATGGCTTTCCAATAACAAGAATCATGATATTTCTAGTACCTCATATTACGTTGTGTTGGTCTCttgtgaaaaatggaaaatcatAGTCAAAGATTTGATTAGAAAATCGATTGAATATAAGCCCTACAATCTCGTCCATACCGATACGAATGACACAACTGTTAGTTGTTCTGGTGTACTCGCCCTGTTGAGATCTTCTAATGACAACCTTTGGGCTTACTTGAATGACTTTGTACGTACCTTGAGCTAACCGTCACCAGTTGGCATGCTCCACGAGTACAAAAGCCCATCTTATAGAAACCTTTCGGTGTAATTTTATCTTCTAGGTCATAAATAAATGTAGTAAACTACTACCTTCGTGACAACTTTAGTGCAAACGTGATTTGAGCCAAGACAGATAAAGATGACAACGCGACTATCTTTCCGTGAGTGATCAATATTTCAGTATCGACACAACTAAAAAAGCTTCAGCCATTAGGCTATTGCTGTATGTTGATGGTTTTTCCTAACCCGTGTAAAAACTTATTGGAAATTTATTCAGTGTTTTGCCATCTTTATTGCGACATAAATGCAAAGCCAAACATGATATAACTCGCGAATTTTATTACAGCCAtacttttatttcaaagaCATGATTCCTGTGTTGCCCTAACACGTcgaattgtaataattttttactgttcttttaattgttttcgtgagtgaaaaaatgttgcaatAGCTCCTTCTTGTCTCTGCAAGTAAGTACTTCGTGATAAATCATGTGGAAATTCGCATAATACGGAGTTAACATATCCTTGCATCAGGGACCATGACGCAAAGTATCGATCATGCTGATAAAcctttttctgaatttttgtttttgagtattaattaataatctcTTCTTTCATACGTATGATTTGTGAGATAAAAGACACATCGAtttcttgtttaaataatttacaaactgTGTATTGTTTCCGACATGAATTGCACTGCACGTACGGTGGATTGGTTTGAATTCATTAAAGTGagaatattagaaaaaaattaacaagtcAGAAAAACAGTATGAGTAATACgttatttcaaactttttttttcgtacgtcTCTGTGCTTGCCACACAGCTAGGAAACAAGTTTAGCCATATCCGTAATCGTAAGCGTTGATTATATTCAATCCGAGTGTTGCCACATATGCATAATGTTGGCCTGCGTAAAATGCAAAGTTTTCCTCCGTTATACTATCGACTGTTTCGgataaattttcgcaaacaATTCGAAATAACCGAGAACTCTTCCGTGGCGTTCCCAAAATTTATCcttttcaaaatgaaaatgaaccgcAGTCTTTCATCATCCGATAAcagaaatatgtaaaataggTTAATACTATATGGTAggtacattaaaaaaataggctcttgaaatattatgaaaaaactGGACACCACGgtagtttttcgaaaaatatagaagACGTCTTATGACATCGGCGCATTCATCACTTTATCTCGATCGAGATAGATTAGTTGATTTGTAGTCAATTAGCCAGTTTTGTTCCAAGTGCCAGAATCCAATCGCAGAAACTTCGACGAAACTCATGATCGAAAGACCCTACCTAGTAAAACTTTTCACTTGTACTCGACTCCGTGGTATAAGAGTCGTATATATAATCCCTCCAGAAAGCACATCCAGTGCGAAAACCTTTCGCCAAGTATATTTAAAATGTGGTCATTACCCACAAAAACACCATCTCTGATcaaaaatgtatgcatataatcaCCTCGTACGAAAAAGAATCAAATCACGCACTATCACCAAGTACATGTCTGTCAATTTACAATAAACGTACGATTGAAACTTGACCCTCAGTTTTCATATCTCTTAGGAATCACAATGCTGCTACTCTGGGTTCAGACTAACCCTAAACTTATCCAACTATAAGTGATAATTGAgtatgaagaaaattaaaaaaaactcacaCATAAACATACTTTCgaattacaaataaaatacGGCGGTGCCGATCAGACGagtcaaaaattgataaagttTTCCGATCGCGATGTGAGCAGGGAATGAATGTTGTCTGTTATTTTGACATCCAACTATGAGTGTGCTACCAAACCGTACTACCGCTATGTGATTGCAAGCAAAGGATTGGCAACTGCTATGTAATGCTATTgaaaaacgagagaaaaaaaacactatACTAGTACGTGAAACTTGGCGTGCCTTTTTCAAGGCATGATGCATACACTATAAGAATCTTGTTTATTTGTTAACtatttataaaagaaaatcacaaaatgaaatgaTGGGTGACCGAAACCTTGAAGGGTTATCGACCGCTTACTAATTCTTACCAATTCTTGTGTGATCATACAACCTTAACCATACATCGAAAAACTGTCATTAATTTATAACTCGGTAGTTCGTCTGATTTCCGTGGGCTCAGCGTCTTCCTTGTTCATGGGGATATTCCCTGGGATGACGTGTCGTTATGGGATGGATCGTGGGATATCGAGGCCCGTGCGAGATCTACGGTGCGAAAGAGAGATGGTCGGATCGAATCCCGGCTCCAGCGTCGTCGATATTGGAAGCTCTGTCCAATGTTATTACTAAGTCGTCCTCCTCTGATCCCTTATTCGCACCGTTGGCTATAGCCCAATTGATTTTTGTAACACTATTCCCAATAATTATCGAGGTGTCTTTGATTGGTAATCATTTGCCTGTCGTGGGATACGATCCTCCACGGCCTTCGAGGCCGACTGCCTATCCGTCACTTATTCACTCCTCCTCTCTCTTTGTTATTCTTCGTcgtcctttctctctcttctctgtCTTCTCGAATATGCCCACAACATGAAACGATAATGATAGAATTTGGTTTATTCCTTAAGCTATACTTCTATAAAGGTGCCGCTTAACATAACGCATAATTGCGTAGGCTGAGACAAATTGAAAcatcgtatttttatttttcagtttaGAACTCGGACAATGAGTTTTTCACGGAATTAAGACttaaaaaacgtttttaaaACAGACTAagaagtataaaataatttcccaGCTTCAAAACGAAATATACAGATTGGACGCGATCTCGTTTACGTGTTCGAAGAACTGAAGCCCGTGGTTGGAAAATACTTATGAATATCTTTGAACCAAGCGGGTTTGGGTTGACCAAGAGCCGACCCGTGAACGTTGCACCTTCAAACTCATTTCGAGTCTAACTAATAACAATGTGATTGATACCAACAACGTCCCCATTCAAACTTTGGAAGGACAATGTGAAGTTCGTTATCAGCGATTCAAGAAACCTTGTGGCACCAATTGTCATTCGCATCCGTTGAtccgttctcgagatatcattatttatatttcattttttataattatgtaattgtaattattcgaaaagtaCTGAGCTAATCAAAGCCAGATCTGATTAGTTCTAAGTTTAGAAAAGCCGCTTCGATTGAAATCAAATTCATCGAAATCCGGTAACTGGTTCTCGAGGTATCGTCGGTAAAGAAATTGTTCAGATACGTACATACACACTAATACAGAAAGAGGTCCACCTGGAAATGATTGGAGGTGACTCTCTAGATCTGGAAGCGTCGAAGTCTAGTGAAAACtcgacttttcattttcggggtaattataataacttccttttttctttgaaaatagaGAAACAGGAAGTtgaaaatgtatgaaataatGTTGACAAATTTGGTACAATGTGACATCCTCCAGATTTTACGTTCCTTCAATTTTGTTCCCGCACTCTTACAGCTACTTTAAGGCGATCCGCAACCTTCATTTCCAGCTACGTGAAGTAACAGTGtcacatttttgaaaattctattctGGGGAGTATTTTTGGCGTACCACGTCGCTTCTTCCTTTGAAGCTGAGTTTACGTAATTCCTTAGCGGTACCTGGTACGAAGTACGTTTG
The sequence above is drawn from the Neodiprion pinetum isolate iyNeoPine1 chromosome 2, iyNeoPine1.2, whole genome shotgun sequence genome and encodes:
- the LOC124213379 gene encoding major royal jelly protein 1-like translates to MTIFFRINWLLPVILACTGLSATELDVIYEWKYVDYVWQSTDQKQDAIEQGVYKHSRILMFDQQPLPDGRRMVTTPKFYNNPATPSTISDATGDGGPLLAPYPDWSWHNKSSGDCSGITSVNRAVIDDCGRIWIVDSGTIGNELICPAKILAFNSTTDELLESFEFSSDLLRGPWNDDTGILEIQVVECSANACDDYWVYIGDVSSYGLVIFNGEKAWRLNDEIFLPSEAGSQFSIAGENFTMGIGPSGFLLTLDGFLKEKYLMFKALSSFKTYAASLEDMHNTQYSGSNVTYYVSNWTASSHEVGKVFTKYGGIVIAGFTDETELVCWNLQNPLDNGYVGVLEQNETTLQYISSVKPIIEDDSDVETVWVLTNRFQKYVLGTMNFDEINFRMITADVAALVKDTVCEPEDHEVLDSILDINFLYLKTVSV